Proteins encoded in a region of the Zea mays cultivar B73 chromosome 4, Zm-B73-REFERENCE-NAM-5.0, whole genome shotgun sequence genome:
- the LOC100273243 gene encoding zinc finger CCCH domain-containing protein 33 isoform X1, which produces MAAPSGGGGGGAGEGSSSAAAAATIGVHGVDQEAMWQMNLEEAMELGPYPERVGEPDCSYYMRTGMCRFGMTCKFNHPADRKLAVAAARMKGEYPQRIGQPECQYYLKTGTCKFGATCKFHHPREKAAMATRVQLNELGYPLRPNEKECAYYLRTGQCKFGSTCKFHHSQPSTMMVAVRGSVYSPGQSATSPGQHAYQGAVTSWPLSRSASFIASPRWPGHSSYAQVIVPPGLVQVPGWSPYTAQIGSSSSEDQQRTPGAAQYYTGSRQSGTSIGDQGMFSSYQAGSVPVGLYAVQRENLFPERPDQPECQFYMKTGDCKFGAVCKFHHPRERIIPTPNCALSPLGLPLRPGEPICSFYNRYGMCKFGPNCKFDHPMGNAMYGQAPSPASEAPAPRRMLAHVPPSHPEASPDGGSGRSRRIAHSDSQQIPSGERSAEREAS; this is translated from the exons ATGGCAGCGCCATCCGGCGGTGGGGGCGGCGGTGCGGGGGAGGGCTCCTCCTCGGCCGCCGCAGCTGCGACGATCGGGGTCCACGGGGTGGACCAAG AGGCGATGTGGCAGATGAATTTGGAAGAAGCCATGGAACTGGGGCCATACCCAGAGCGTGTTGGTGAGCCAGACTGTAGCTATTACATGAGGACTGGCATGTGCAGGTTTGGGATGACCTGTAAATTTAATCACCCAGCAGACCGAAAGCTG GCTGTTGCTGCTGCAAGAATGAAGGGAGAATATCCTCAAAGAATTGGGCAGCCTGAATGTCAA TACTATCTGAAGACTGGCACGTGCAAGTTTGGAGCAACTTGCAAGTTTCATCATCCCCGAGAAAAGGCTGCAATGGCAACTCGAGTTCAGTTGAATGAACTGGGCTACCCACTCCGCCCG AATGAAAAAGAGTGTGCTTATTATTTAAGAACAGGGCAGTGCAAGTTTGGAAGCACATGTAAGTTTCACCATTCACAACCATCCACCATGATGGTTGCTGTACGTGGCTCTGTTTATTCACCTGGACAGTCTGCAACTTCTCCTGGCCAGCATGCTTACCAAGGGGCTGTAACAAGCTGGCCCTTGTCGAGATCTGCTTCTTTCATTGCAAGTCCAAGGTGGCCAGGTCATTCAAGTTATGCACAAGTGATTGTTCCTCCCGGGCTTGTTCAGGTCCCAGGGTGGAGTCCTTATACT GCGCaaattggttcttcatcctcggaGGACCAACAACGGACACCTGGAGCTGCTCAATACTATACTGGCTCACGCCAAAGTGGTACTAGTATAGGCGATCAAGGAATGTTTTCATCCTACCAAGCAGGTTCTGTTCCTGTTGGACTTTATGCAGTACAGAGGGAGAATTTATTTCCAGAGAGACCTGACCAACCTGAATGTCAGTTCTATATGAAGACCGGAGACTGTAAGTTTGGTGCTGTATGCAAGTTCCATCATCCCAGGGAGCGAATAATTCCTACTCCCAATTGTGCACTGAGTCCATTAGGCCTACCTTTGCGCCCG GGAGAGCCAATATGCAGTTTCTACAATCGCTACGGCATGTGCAAGTTCGGTCCAAATTGCAAATTCGATCACCCAATGGGAAATGCCATGTACGGCCAGGCTCCATCGCCAGCTAGCGAGGCCCCAGCTCCTCGGCGCATGCTGGCACATGTACCGCCGTCGCACCCAGAAGCATCGCCTGATGGTGGTTCCGGAAGGTCTAGGAGGATTGCCCACTCTGATTCCCAGCAAATACCCTCTGGTGAAAGGAGCGCTGAGAGAGAGGCGTCCTAG
- the LOC100273243 gene encoding Zinc finger CCCH domain-containing protein 33, producing MAAPSGGGGGGAGEGSSSAAAAATIGVHGVDQVAEAMWQMNLEEAMELGPYPERVGEPDCSYYMRTGMCRFGMTCKFNHPADRKLAVAAARMKGEYPQRIGQPECQYYLKTGTCKFGATCKFHHPREKAAMATRVQLNELGYPLRPNEKECAYYLRTGQCKFGSTCKFHHSQPSTMMVAVRGSVYSPGQSATSPGQHAYQGAVTSWPLSRSASFIASPRWPGHSSYAQVIVPPGLVQVPGWSPYTAQIGSSSSEDQQRTPGAAQYYTGSRQSGTSIGDQGMFSSYQAGSVPVGLYAVQRENLFPERPDQPECQFYMKTGDCKFGAVCKFHHPRERIIPTPNCALSPLGLPLRPGEPICSFYNRYGMCKFGPNCKFDHPMGNAMYGQAPSPASEAPAPRRMLAHVPPSHPEASPDGGSGRSRRIAHSDSQQIPSGERSAEREAS from the exons ATGGCAGCGCCATCCGGCGGTGGGGGCGGCGGTGCGGGGGAGGGCTCCTCCTCGGCCGCCGCAGCTGCGACGATCGGGGTCCACGGGGTGGACCAAG TTGCAGAGGCGATGTGGCAGATGAATTTGGAAGAAGCCATGGAACTGGGGCCATACCCAGAGCGTGTTGGTGAGCCAGACTGTAGCTATTACATGAGGACTGGCATGTGCAGGTTTGGGATGACCTGTAAATTTAATCACCCAGCAGACCGAAAGCTG GCTGTTGCTGCTGCAAGAATGAAGGGAGAATATCCTCAAAGAATTGGGCAGCCTGAATGTCAA TACTATCTGAAGACTGGCACGTGCAAGTTTGGAGCAACTTGCAAGTTTCATCATCCCCGAGAAAAGGCTGCAATGGCAACTCGAGTTCAGTTGAATGAACTGGGCTACCCACTCCGCCCG AATGAAAAAGAGTGTGCTTATTATTTAAGAACAGGGCAGTGCAAGTTTGGAAGCACATGTAAGTTTCACCATTCACAACCATCCACCATGATGGTTGCTGTACGTGGCTCTGTTTATTCACCTGGACAGTCTGCAACTTCTCCTGGCCAGCATGCTTACCAAGGGGCTGTAACAAGCTGGCCCTTGTCGAGATCTGCTTCTTTCATTGCAAGTCCAAGGTGGCCAGGTCATTCAAGTTATGCACAAGTGATTGTTCCTCCCGGGCTTGTTCAGGTCCCAGGGTGGAGTCCTTATACT GCGCaaattggttcttcatcctcggaGGACCAACAACGGACACCTGGAGCTGCTCAATACTATACTGGCTCACGCCAAAGTGGTACTAGTATAGGCGATCAAGGAATGTTTTCATCCTACCAAGCAGGTTCTGTTCCTGTTGGACTTTATGCAGTACAGAGGGAGAATTTATTTCCAGAGAGACCTGACCAACCTGAATGTCAGTTCTATATGAAGACCGGAGACTGTAAGTTTGGTGCTGTATGCAAGTTCCATCATCCCAGGGAGCGAATAATTCCTACTCCCAATTGTGCACTGAGTCCATTAGGCCTACCTTTGCGCCCG GGAGAGCCAATATGCAGTTTCTACAATCGCTACGGCATGTGCAAGTTCGGTCCAAATTGCAAATTCGATCACCCAATGGGAAATGCCATGTACGGCCAGGCTCCATCGCCAGCTAGCGAGGCCCCAGCTCCTCGGCGCATGCTGGCACATGTACCGCCGTCGCACCCAGAAGCATCGCCTGATGGTGGTTCCGGAAGGTCTAGGAGGATTGCCCACTCTGATTCCCAGCAAATACCCTCTGGTGAAAGGAGCGCTGAGAGAGAGGCGTCCTAG
- the LOC100273243 gene encoding zinc finger CCCH domain-containing protein 33 isoform X2 — translation MWQMNLEEAMELGPYPERVGEPDCSYYMRTGMCRFGMTCKFNHPADRKLAVAAARMKGEYPQRIGQPECQYYLKTGTCKFGATCKFHHPREKAAMATRVQLNELGYPLRPNEKECAYYLRTGQCKFGSTCKFHHSQPSTMMVAVRGSVYSPGQSATSPGQHAYQGAVTSWPLSRSASFIASPRWPGHSSYAQVIVPPGLVQVPGWSPYTAQIGSSSSEDQQRTPGAAQYYTGSRQSGTSIGDQGMFSSYQAGSVPVGLYAVQRENLFPERPDQPECQFYMKTGDCKFGAVCKFHHPRERIIPTPNCALSPLGLPLRPGEPICSFYNRYGMCKFGPNCKFDHPMGNAMYGQAPSPASEAPAPRRMLAHVPPSHPEASPDGGSGRSRRIAHSDSQQIPSGERSAEREAS, via the exons ATGTGGCAGATGAATTTGGAAGAAGCCATGGAACTGGGGCCATACCCAGAGCGTGTTGGTGAGCCAGACTGTAGCTATTACATGAGGACTGGCATGTGCAGGTTTGGGATGACCTGTAAATTTAATCACCCAGCAGACCGAAAGCTG GCTGTTGCTGCTGCAAGAATGAAGGGAGAATATCCTCAAAGAATTGGGCAGCCTGAATGTCAA TACTATCTGAAGACTGGCACGTGCAAGTTTGGAGCAACTTGCAAGTTTCATCATCCCCGAGAAAAGGCTGCAATGGCAACTCGAGTTCAGTTGAATGAACTGGGCTACCCACTCCGCCCG AATGAAAAAGAGTGTGCTTATTATTTAAGAACAGGGCAGTGCAAGTTTGGAAGCACATGTAAGTTTCACCATTCACAACCATCCACCATGATGGTTGCTGTACGTGGCTCTGTTTATTCACCTGGACAGTCTGCAACTTCTCCTGGCCAGCATGCTTACCAAGGGGCTGTAACAAGCTGGCCCTTGTCGAGATCTGCTTCTTTCATTGCAAGTCCAAGGTGGCCAGGTCATTCAAGTTATGCACAAGTGATTGTTCCTCCCGGGCTTGTTCAGGTCCCAGGGTGGAGTCCTTATACT GCGCaaattggttcttcatcctcggaGGACCAACAACGGACACCTGGAGCTGCTCAATACTATACTGGCTCACGCCAAAGTGGTACTAGTATAGGCGATCAAGGAATGTTTTCATCCTACCAAGCAGGTTCTGTTCCTGTTGGACTTTATGCAGTACAGAGGGAGAATTTATTTCCAGAGAGACCTGACCAACCTGAATGTCAGTTCTATATGAAGACCGGAGACTGTAAGTTTGGTGCTGTATGCAAGTTCCATCATCCCAGGGAGCGAATAATTCCTACTCCCAATTGTGCACTGAGTCCATTAGGCCTACCTTTGCGCCCG GGAGAGCCAATATGCAGTTTCTACAATCGCTACGGCATGTGCAAGTTCGGTCCAAATTGCAAATTCGATCACCCAATGGGAAATGCCATGTACGGCCAGGCTCCATCGCCAGCTAGCGAGGCCCCAGCTCCTCGGCGCATGCTGGCACATGTACCGCCGTCGCACCCAGAAGCATCGCCTGATGGTGGTTCCGGAAGGTCTAGGAGGATTGCCCACTCTGATTCCCAGCAAATACCCTCTGGTGAAAGGAGCGCTGAGAGAGAGGCGTCCTAG